A genomic segment from Oncorhynchus clarkii lewisi isolate Uvic-CL-2024 chromosome 12, UVic_Ocla_1.0, whole genome shotgun sequence encodes:
- the LOC139421679 gene encoding guanine nucleotide exchange protein smcr8a-like → MIGAPDVVAFTKEDDFGEVGYPNPWVVPEEFSVPLFPSNNNANPWAKTSYAKFTKDFILISEFSEQVGPQPLLTIPDDPKVFGTFDLNYFSLRIMSVDYQASFVGHPTGSGYPRLSFVEDSRVVLGDSKEGAFAYVHHLTLYDLEARGFVRPFCMAYVSADERKIMLQFQELSLLFSRASECLKTGNRRAFARELQRKLRDLEYTRSVLQKEEGLQREAGPQGCYSARAVDKANELAAMEKSIYEHRDLLRQITSYPLRPRRDPHAAHCQHCVTESQRHRDAPPGPDRDTGEEAGQRRQSYTPQLIKGKSAKCFAKRLKNLTELCEERFYEATVELLNHTERCFRGDLCYLYTRRLDRALRRKQNITNFLFEEELGEEEEEVAVLGRIFCSLNHTVGTDSHIHTPSIVLCPEPPESVEGLVVNPPCPDNSAQQSEALTGEERLESSLSDLTMETQDQESSEENKDSFSSDRSGGEEEEEGREGGDQTPVFLLEAEEGGEGETHRVCEREGEAEGVFNRKREGEAEGVVNRKREGEAEGVFNGEREGEAEGVFNGEREGEAEGVFTGKTEGEAGVLGREEGGAETEEGGAETEEGGAETEEGGAETEEGDGQRVPDPELLVQMDTACCMSQEGFLYNSSPPDMLPASGLQPGSLPLPLVVNQEPQALLPVQGDYGLGSPHCPSPGAGLDLPVSSSGDTTSRGSDQDGWDCTMSASTGSERAGSPLGYGGLVTLRQKKRAGQGALRFVRQYPFALHALWSLLSGRTLVVLGSEEGRVRRLVSALALYVPGPGRCGERVQPWLSCPFSLTDLQRWKLIGLQRMASPVGTSMLCSLSRYSRYISVLDADRKTLRCPGYRGTLLANVADHRTHLRRGSTYFLHLQNVLSRLASRAFLLSFTHHLHLPISHLEQRQEVEERTRGFLRDQLRLGEDDCSILMYLSQLITQHYLDSTSGGAVTTQPHLEKDNTPGTNQQDLEANNILDPTTGGTINPEQYLHPTTGGAVDQQDPESNTGGRVNTGQYLDPTTGGAITPETGIDSTTGGGITPEMGLDPTTGGAITPETGVEPTTGGAITPETGVDSTTGGAITPAQYLDPSTGGAITPEQYLDPTIHQSATRSRAPPSFTFNYTTSLLYKI, encoded by the exons ATGATTGGTGCCCCAGACGTGGTGGCGTTTACTAAGGAGGATGATTTTGGGGAGGTAGGGTACCCCAACCCCTGGGTGGTGCCAGAAgagttctctgtccctctgttccCATCGAATAACAACGCCAACCCCTGGGCCAAGACGTCATACGCCAAGTTCACTAAGGACTTCATCCTCATATCAGAGTTCTCTGAGCAG GTGGGCCCCCAGCCTCTTCTCACCATTCCGGACGACCCAAAGGTGTTTGGGACCTTTGACCTGAACTACTTCAGTCTGAGGATCATGTCTGTTGACTACCAGGCCTCGTTCGTAGGACACCCCACCGGCAGCGGATACCCACGACTCAG tTTTGTGGAGGACTCCCGGGTGGTGCTGG GTGACTCCAAGGAGGGGGCGTTTGCCTACGTTCACCACCTGACGCTCTATGACCTGGAGGCCCGAGGCTTCGTCCGCCCGTTCTGCATGGCCTACGTCTCTGCCGACGAGAGGAAGATCATGCTGCAGTTCCAGGAGCTGTCGCTCCTCTTCTCCCGCGCCTCCGAGTGCCTGAAGACCGGAAACCGACGGGCCTTCGCCCGCGAGCTGCAGAGGAAGCTACGTGACCTGGA GTACACACGGTCTGTTCTGCAGAAAGAGGAGGGGCTTCAGCGGGAGGCGGGGCCTCAGGGGTGTTACTCCGCCCGCGCGGTGGACAAGGCCAATGAGCTTGCGGCGATGGAGAAGAGTATCTACGAGCACCGAGACCTGCTGAGGCAGATCACCTCGTACCCCCTCCGCCCCCGCCGAGACCCCCACGCCGCACACTGTCAACACTGTGTCACAGagtcacagagacacagagacgcgCCGCCTGGCCCCGACCGTGACACGGGGGAGGAGGCGGGACAGAGGAGGCAGTCCTACACCCCGCAGCTGATCAAGGGGAAGTCGGCCAAGTGTTTCGCCAAGCGTCTGAAGAACCTGACGGAGTTATGCGAGGAGAGGTTCTACGAGGCCACCGTGGAACTACTCAACCACACAGAGCGGTGTTTCCGGGGGGACTTGTGTTACCTGTACACCCGTCGCCTGGACCGAGCGCTACGCAGGAAGCAGAACATCACCAACTTCCTGTTTGAGGAGGAGctaggggaggaggaagaggaagtagCGGTGCTGGGAAGAATCTTCTGTTCTCTCAACCACACAGTGGGGACGGACTCACATATACACACCCCTTCCATCGTGCTTTGCCCCGAGCCACCGGAGTCTGTGGAGGGTCTGGTGGTGAACCCTCCCTGCCCTGATAACTCTGCCCAGCAGAGTGAGGCCCTGACCGGGGAGGAGAGGCTGGAGTCGTCACTCTCTGATCTGACCATGGAGACGCAGGACCAGGAAAGCTCTGAGGAGAATAAGGACAGCTTTAGTAGTgacaggagtggaggagaggaggaggaggagggacgggagggaggagatCAGACCCCTGTTTTTCTGCTGGAGgctgaggaggggggagagggtgagacacaccgtgtgtgtgagagggagggagaggcagaaggagtgtttaacagaaagagggagggagaggcagaaggagTGGTTAACAGAAAGAGGGAGGGCGAGGCAGAAGGAGTGtttaatggagagagggagggagaggcagaaggagtgtttaatggagagagggagggagaggcagaaggagTGTTTACCGGAAAGAcggagggagaggcaggagtgcttgggagagaggagggaggggctgagacagaggagggaggggctgagacagaggagggaggggctgagacagaggagggaggggctgAGACAGAGGAGGGTGATGGACAGAGAGTTCCTGACCCTGAGTTACTGGTCCAGATGGACACGGCCTGCTGCATGTCTCAGGAGGGCTTCCTGTACAACTCTTCTCCCCCAGACATGCTGCCTGCTTCTGGGCTGCAGCCCGGCTCTCTACCCCTTCCCCTGGTGGTCAACCAGGAGCCCCAGGCCCTGCTGCCGGTCCAGGGGGACTACGGCCTGGGTTCCCCCCACTGCCCGAGCCCTGGGGCTGGGCTGGACCTGCCCGTCTCCTCCTCGGGAGATACCACCTCCAGGGGTTCGGACCAGGACGGGTGGGACTGTACCATGTCAGCGTCTACGGGGTCCGAACGGGCCGGCTCACCTCTGGGGTACGGGGGGTTGGTAACGCTGAGGCAGAAGAAGAGGGCCGGGCAGGGAGCGCTCAG GTTTGTGCGTCAGTATCCGTTTGCCCTGCATGCCCTGTGGTCCCTACTGAGTGGTCGAACCCTGGTGGTCCTGGGATCTGAGGAGGGGAGGGTCAGGAGGCTGGTGTCCGCTCTAGCCCTCTACGTGCCTGGACCCGGGCGCTGTGGGGAGAGGGTCCAGCCCTGGTTGTCCTGCCCCTTCAGCCTCACTGACCTACAGCGATGGAAACTCATAGGACTGCAGAG GATGGCGTCTCCCGTGGGGACCAGCatgctctgctctctgtctcgctaCAGCCGTTACATCTCCGTCCTGGACGCCGACCGGAAGACCCTCCGTTGCCCCGGCTACCGCGGAACCCTCCTGGCCAACGTGGCGGACCACCGTACCCATCTGCGCCGAGGTTCCACCTACTTCCTTCATCTCCAGAACGTGCTCAGTAGACTGGCTTCCCGGGCCTTCCTCCTTAGCTTTACGCATCACCTCCACCTTCCCATCAGCCACCTGGAGCAGAGacaggaagtggaggagaggacgaGAGGCTTCCTGAGGGATCAGCTCAGGCTTGGGGAAGACGACTGTTCCATCCTGATGTACCTGAGTCAGCTGATCACACAGCACTACCTGGACAGTACCTCAGGAGGAGCTGTTACGACACAACCCCACCTGGAGAAGGACAACACGCCTGGAACCAACCAGCAGGACCTGGAAGCTAACAACATACTAGACCCTACCACTGGGGGCACTATAAACCCAGAGCAGTACCTACACCCTACCACAGGGGGTGCTGTAGACCAACAAGACCCTGAGTCTAATACTGGAGGCAGAGTGAATACAGGGCAGTACCTAGACCCTACCACTGGGGGCGCTATAACCCCAGAGACGGGCATAGACTCTACCACTGGGGGCGGTATAACCCCAGAGATGGGCCTAGACCCTACCACTGGGGGCGCTATAACCCCAGAGACGGGCGTAGAGCCTACCACTGGGGGCGCTATAACCCCAGAGACGGGCGTAGACTCTACCACTGGGGGTGCTATAACCCCAGCGCAGTACCTAGACCCTTCCACTGGGGGCGCTATAACCCCAGAGCAGTACCTAGACCCTACCATCCATCAGTCTGCTACTAGGAGCAGAGCTCCACCCAGCTTCACCTTTAACTACACCACCAGTCTCTTATACAAGATCTGA